Genomic segment of Salvia hispanica cultivar TCC Black 2014 chromosome 2, UniMelb_Shisp_WGS_1.0, whole genome shotgun sequence:
taatCTGAATAAGTACAATAGATTCACTAATAATTTAGATACATTTATTTGTTCTTGTGTCAGGTATCCCCATTGCCTCTTCTTCCTCGAGCTTCTACAGAATGCCAACTTCAGAAATGCAATGGCACATCCTGCAAACAAGGTTTTGCATAGTGGACTCTTGAATTTCTGTATCTTTTTTACGTATTTATGCTACACAACAAAAGAGGAAGCTGTTCACAACCGATTGCCTTTTCGTCTCTAACCATGATTCTGTGCTTGGTTGTAGGAGTTGGCGCACAGACAGCAGTTTTACTTCTGGAAGAACTACAGAAACAACCGGTTGAAGCACATTCAACCGAAGTCACTTCCAGAATCTTCCGTTGGTGTAGCCCCAGCTTCTGCAGTCGCTCCGGCATTGCCACCGACTACCATCCCAGCTGCTGCTTCCAGCATCCCTCCAGCCCCTCCTCAGGCTCCATCGCCAATGCAGTATGGTTCTACTTTTGTGAAAAACGACCTGAGAAGTAGCGGGGtcgagaaaaggaaaaggaagtAACTTATTCGGTTTGGATATCAACAGTTATACTGTAAACTCAAATATTCTTTAGGGATTAAAATGTAGTATAAGAATCTGAATTTGAATCCAGAAAGCGCAGTTCTTATCAGCGGTTTTATTCTTATTCATAGCAGTTTGCATTTCCAGTTGTGATTTCATGCTTATCATGTACTTGTATTTATTAGTAAGaacaaagaagaaaatcaTCTAAATAAATTGACCATTCTACAACTATATCTGATGCCAGAAATTAACTTCAAGCCATAAATCGAACTACAGACCAAAATCCATGCAATTTAACATATTTCCGATAGTTGAAACTATGAAATAAACTTTGGAGCAAATTTCAAGCCTTTTCAaacattttcaataattagAGATAGATACAATAAAAGAAACTTGTTCTGACTATAAACtagtacaaaaaaataaatataagtgcAAATGCCAAAAACCATGAAAATTGATCGAATTCTAACTTGTCTCACAACTTAAAAAACCAtttgaaaaaatcatgaaatttttatttgtttcaattaTCTCACGGTAAATCTTTATtgtgaaaatgatatattatgaataaattctcAGTCTGTGATTTTTTCGACTAAGTTCGGTTCAGCCCATAACCAATACAAAAGGAGCTCTATAGCATGATGATGGGCTTTTTgcctaataataataataataatttattaataatatatcaacACTCAAATATCAATAGATTGTGTAATATAAGAGAATGATCATCTTTAATTTCACACACGTTGCATTCCGATtcatttaattgataaatattttgctACATGCATCTTGTCACAACTTTAATCCAATGAAAGGGACTTAGCATCAAGGCATGCCGTtcattattagttttatgtaCAATATCCTGCATaccaaattatttcatttatgggAATTTATGCTatcatttacaaatttaaaaattatagtataatacttatataatttCGTCGTTACATGgaacataaaaatgaaaacgtggatataaatattaaattgtgaaattgaCTTTGTTTCCCCATAATTTTTCGCACCATGACAATAAAATTTGACGGCCTTTTCTTCGTCCACGTCCCACAATATACTATACATATTCGCACAATATAATACAcgtttgttattttcatttatttaaatcttttaATTGAAAAGTCTTTGTAATCTTGTGATAAAGACCTGCCTGAATATTAGTGGAAATCTTTTTCAGctctcttttttattctttagctttcgtttttctttataaattttccCATTTATGGGTAAATTAACGGTCTTAATCGGTACCACTTGTTTGGATCGTCGATTGCATATTAATTTGATCTTGCCCGCTTTGAGTGGAGTCAAGTCACGTACGGATTTTTTGGATCATCCTCAAAAGATTCCAAACTAATTAGGGTTAGTGATACGAGCATTATTAGTTAGATATATTAGGATTTGCATTAGATATATTAGgatttgcatatatttttcatatctttgttttcttgttcattaagttagttattagcattataaataggagctATTGTAATCATTTGAGAAATCAATCAATAGtatatcaatattatcattCATTCTGTTCTCCAAGTGAGAAAACCGTCGTGCTCGACGGGCACTTGCCCGCGACAGGCATTTATCGATCGCCGATTTACGGACGCCGATCAACCCGATAGGAAGTTTATCCTATCAGTTAGCTTCCTACTTCCCTCATGCATCTGATGTGGGATGGAGTTGTACCCAACATGACTCTTGATCTTCACATGACATCAGatgaattaacaaaaaataaaataattgtttttaaaataataaaatttagtaaacTGCCGAtcagttttataaatttgaaaatgaaatattaatacaaatttactttttcattgATCTCATCAATTATACAATCagtattataaatttgtaaatgaaatattacaaACTAGTAGGAGTAACATTTTTCAATTGtctcattaattatataatcacGTCTTTCAGTGTATAGATGCATTATGATTGTGCATGGTTTGTGTGTTGATCAGTGAATGTACACATGCATACCCCTTTAACATTTGGTATGCACCACATAAGCATGCATGCATATAAGAATCATAATAAAAGATTAATGGAAAGTAATATTAGATAATGACACTAATATTTGTCGCAATATGGTTTTCAAACAATAGTGGTACCacataatttttctcaatcaaCGATGAAAACTACCCATAATTTGGAACTTACCGACGCCCCACCACCGCCGGCGCCACCACTCCGACCACCGCCACATGTCCATACATTCATAATTACTTTTTCAcgatttatattttccaattaaCTAaccatttaataaaaatatcacacATGTTGCACATCACAACACacatttatgatttatgaatgaAGATAAAGCGATTGATAAATTTCaggtgaataaaataaaattgcttTCTAAGATCAACAAATATGTAATAGTCCAAAACATTTGCTTCATTTTCAAAAGGGACGTAACCAAAATCGTGgcaattgaaatttatttctcaagtctcaatcaaaatttatcactCCAACCATCATATCTTGACCATTTTTTTATCGTACAATGTTATATttgcatgatttatttgtattttgaatttagttAATCAATATTCGGCGCACAAATGTATGGTGATCACTTTTGTCAGTAAATCTCAACAACCCCATCGGTAATActtcgtccgtcccacaataagattATAAGAATCATATTTTATCGTTTCGGTGTATCCCAATAacagtcacatttcacttttaatatGAATAGTAAGTAAgtcccatattccactatttttttttaactcattattctttatatttcttaaaacgcGTGCTCACACTAAATATGACTCATATTATGGGATTGAGGTAGTAGCATTTATCGGCGGATTATTGAAGGCAAGTATACTTCCTAAAAACATAGTCAGTGAAAACTCTATCGACGGATTTCAGGTGTCAATAAACAATAATATGACGGATCCCCAACAACAGCTTTTCGTCGGTATATTTTCACCAAGAATCTTTTTATCAGTAGTATTACTTACACAAAATGTTCATGTTgtttgaaaatcaaataaaactccatcatatacaaattttcttatactCCTATCAAAACTTTTATAACTAGCTAGGACATGTCCAAGTGCTACTCAATCCCAACccacaaaaaaattgtgacGTGTTACACATATATCAAACCACTAAAATATCAAAGATGATTAGGAAAA
This window contains:
- the LOC125206544 gene encoding mediator of RNA polymerase II transcription subunit 31-like is translated as MGLYKAHFHQEKRGKITISDLAMESDPMEVANPPSPPKNVYKDPDDGRQRFLLELEFVQCLANPTYIHYLAQNRYFEDEAFIGYLKYLQYWQRPEYLKFIMYPHCLFFLELLQNANFRNAMAHPANKELAHRQQFYFWKNYRNNRLKHIQPKSLPESSVGVAPASAVAPALPPTTIPAAASSIPPAPPQAPSPMQYGSTFVKNDLRSSGVEKRKRK